GGCAATGCGGGACTCGCAGCAACGGGGCGCCGAGGAGCGCCCCGTTTCACGTCATGTCGGTGTCGGTATCGGCCGTCGCCAGCCCTAGCAGCGCGGGGCGGTGCGGTTGCGGTAGCCGTCGTAATAGGAGCTGCCGCAGACGACCTGCTGGGCCACGACTTCGTCGCGGTTGCCGTTCTGGCCGCGGTTGGTCACCGCCACGGTGGTGTAGCGCCGACCGTCGGCCTGGTTGTAGGTGCCCGGATAGCCCTGCTGTTGCTGCTGCTGGTTGGCATAGTAGGGATTGGGCTGCTGCTGGTTGCCGTAATAGGGGTTGGGCTGCTGCTGCCCGTAACGCGGCGGCGGCGGGCTGTTATAGCCGTTGTTGTAGGCGCCCTGCGGGCCCATGCCGTCGTTCTGGCAGGCCGCAGCCATCAGGCCGAGGCCCACCGCAATGACAAGTCCCGAAATCCTCAGCATTTCCATACCTCCGGCCCATGTGTGAGCGAGCGCCCTCGTGGGCGGCTCTCCAGGCCAAGGCGGGCTTTTCCATTCCTGATGCGCGGCAACGTGCGGATGGCGGCGGGGTTGCGGGGCGGCGGCTATCCGCGCCTCGGCGTCAGAAGCGTGTCGGCTTGCTCCTCCATGTGAGGGATCCTTAACTCGGTACGACGACTGATGTTTCGTCGCGTCCCGGCCACCCCCATCAACTGATGATCGGGAATGTCACCATCGTCGTCGTGCCGGAGGACGAGCTTTCGATCTCGACCTGGCCGCCGATCTGGCGGGCGAGGGACTCGATCAGTTTGAGGCCGGAGCCGGTCGGGTTCTTCTTCTGGATGCCCTGGCCGTTGTCGGAGACGGTGAGGCGGCCCTCGCCGAAGCCGATGCCGGCCTTCAGCTTGATGGTGATGCGGCCGCCGCTGCCCCCCGCATGAGCGGGGAAGGCGTGCTTGGCGCTGTTGGTGGCGGCCTCGTTCAGGATCAGGCCGAGCGGCACGGCGCGGTCGATCGAGAGTTCGACCTCGTCGGCCTCGATATCGAGCGCCACGTCCTCGACCTGCTGCTCGATCGAGGCGCACAGCGCGCGCAGGTAGCGCGCGACGTCGACCGCCTGCATGTCCTGGCGCGGCGCGAGCTGGTCGTGGGCGAGCGAGATGGCGTTGATGCGGTTGGTGATGTGGTCGAGCGCGCGATGCGTCTCGCCCTCGGGGAAGCGGCGCTTCTGCAGGCCGATCGAGGCCAGGATGAGCTGGAAGTTGTTCTTCACCCGGTGCTGCAGCTCGCGCAGCAGGATCTCGCGGTGCTGCGCCTGCGCCGCCGCTTCGGCCAGCGCCGCCGCCTCGCCGCGCGAGGAGGTGTCGTCGCGCAGCAGCGAGCCGATGATCGCCGCGGCCGCGACCATGAACTGTACCGAGTCCTGCGTGAAGTCGCGATGCACCGTGCTGTCGACCTCGAGCACGCCCCAGGCCGCGCCGTCGGTGAGGATCGGCACGTTGGCCAGCGAGACGATGTCGTGCTCCTTCAGTGTCTGGGAGATCGCGAACTCGGGCACCTTGTCGAAATCCTCGATGCAGATCGGCTCACCGGTCTGGAAGCTCCAGCCGGGCGGCGACTTGAGGTCCGAGGCGAAGGTCGCGGATCGCACCACGCCCTCCTTCCAGCCGGTGCCCGCCACCATCAGCAGGTCGGCTGTGGCGCGGCGATAGCGCAGGATCTTGACGTGATGAATCTCGATGGCGCGCCCGACCTGCACGACGGCCTGGTCCAGGAAGCGCTCGGGGTTGGTGTGATGGCCCGCCATACGGCCCAGCTCCACGAGGATGCGGACATGGCGCCGGAGCTTGTCGACGTCGGACGGCGGCGCCGCCCCGGCTGGTCTGGCTGACATGGCGGGTGAACGCCGCGGGATTGGCAGCGTTGCCTGTCCGGAGTCCGGAGATCGTTCCGCGCGGCCGGAACCGGGCCTTCGCGTGCGTCGTCAGGATGCGGAACCGCCGGGATCGTCCTTTTCCTTGAAGCGCGGGATGCGCGGTCCGTCGAACTTCGCCAGCTCCTCGGCCAGCATCCGCTCGGCGAACCGCCGCTGCGCTGCGTCGAGCTGGTCCCCCGCGAGCTGCTTGCGGAAATTCTCGATGTTCTTCTGGCGGACGAAGTCCTGCATGCGGGCCTCCCTGAGCGGGAACGCAGCCCATTAGCCGCCGTCTTCGCCGTCATATCAACCCAGGCGCGCCGGCCGGAGTCGCTGTGTCCGGTTACGCACACAGCGCGCTTCGGTTCAGCGCAGGATGCGCAGCGAGTCCAGGAAGGCGATCACGGTGGGATCGTTGCGGTCCTCGACCCGGGTCGCGGCCAGCATCTCGTAGAGCCGCCCGTCCATCGTGTAGACACGCATGGCGATTGTGTGCGGGCCGAAGCCGCGATTGGAAGCGACCGTC
This DNA window, taken from Reyranella humidisoli, encodes the following:
- a CDS encoding sensor histidine kinase, giving the protein MSARPAGAAPPSDVDKLRRHVRILVELGRMAGHHTNPERFLDQAVVQVGRAIEIHHVKILRYRRATADLLMVAGTGWKEGVVRSATFASDLKSPPGWSFQTGEPICIEDFDKVPEFAISQTLKEHDIVSLANVPILTDGAAWGVLEVDSTVHRDFTQDSVQFMVAAAAIIGSLLRDDTSSRGEAAALAEAAAQAQHREILLRELQHRVKNNFQLILASIGLQKRRFPEGETHRALDHITNRINAISLAHDQLAPRQDMQAVDVARYLRALCASIEQQVEDVALDIEADEVELSIDRAVPLGLILNEAATNSAKHAFPAHAGGSGGRITIKLKAGIGFGEGRLTVSDNGQGIQKKNPTGSGLKLIESLARQIGGQVEIESSSSGTTTMVTFPIIS